One window of Pirellulales bacterium genomic DNA carries:
- a CDS encoding glycoside hydrolase family 16 protein: MRSTIAFKASSGLFRCIALPLFAIFLAIPKAAFAVPVGAGPLLWSDEFSGSSVDATKWTARVGQGRDDYYTPQALSVSGGMLTIKTFTESGTHYNGWIDTSQTYLPTYGYFESRIQFNTSQGMWSAFWLQTPMWPNPIFGDPGASGTEIDVIEHRRVNSSGSDYRSRIHMANHWDGYGPEHQSSSSTQNKSGSGMGNGSWHTFGLLWEPTKYTFYFDDQPTWTHTTAISNRSEYMILSSEAQTDSWAGDIPAAGYGSLATSTTNMLVDYVRVYTLVSQPLLPGDFDHDGDVDGGDFVVWQTHFPTPSGATLSTGDADADGDIDGADFVAWQTHFPFTPALAAISAPEPPALVLAAMVCVSFCYLRRSRNKCAIANASSAGLQGG, from the coding sequence ATGCGATCCACCATCGCTTTCAAAGCATCGTCCGGACTCTTTCGGTGCATTGCGCTGCCGCTGTTCGCAATTTTCCTCGCGATACCCAAAGCGGCGTTCGCGGTTCCCGTTGGCGCTGGGCCGCTGCTGTGGTCCGACGAGTTTTCTGGCTCCAGCGTCGATGCCACGAAATGGACGGCCCGCGTTGGCCAAGGCCGAGACGATTACTATACGCCGCAAGCCCTATCGGTGAGCGGCGGCATGCTGACGATCAAGACGTTCACGGAAAGTGGAACGCATTACAACGGCTGGATCGACACCTCGCAAACGTACCTGCCGACCTATGGCTACTTTGAATCGCGGATCCAATTCAATACCAGCCAAGGGATGTGGTCGGCATTTTGGCTGCAGACGCCGATGTGGCCCAACCCCATTTTCGGCGATCCAGGAGCCTCCGGCACCGAAATCGACGTCATCGAACATCGCCGAGTCAATAGCAGCGGTTCCGATTACCGCAGCCGCATTCATATGGCCAACCATTGGGACGGCTATGGCCCCGAGCACCAGTCCAGCTCTTCAACGCAGAATAAATCCGGCAGCGGCATGGGAAACGGTTCCTGGCATACGTTCGGATTGCTCTGGGAGCCGACGAAATACACGTTCTACTTCGATGACCAGCCAACTTGGACGCATACAACGGCCATCTCGAATCGCTCGGAATATATGATTCTTAGTTCCGAAGCCCAGACCGATTCTTGGGCCGGAGATATTCCTGCCGCCGGATATGGTTCGCTCGCGACGAGTACGACGAATATGCTCGTCGATTATGTGCGGGTTTACACGCTGGTTTCTCAGCCGCTTCTACCCGGCGACTTTGATCACGACGGTGACGTTGACGGCGGAGATTTCGTGGTTTGGCAAACGCACTTTCCAACGCCCAGCGGCGCAACTCTTTCGACCGGCGATGCGGATGCCGATGGCGACATCGACGGCGCCGATTTCGTTGCCTGGCAGACGCACTTCCCTTTCACCCCGGCGCTCGCTGCGATCAGTGCGCCTGAGCCACCGGCACTGGTCCTGGCAGCAATGGTGTGTGTCAGTTTCTGTTATTTGCGGCGCTCACGAAACAAGTGCGCAATCGCCAACGCCTCGTCGGCCGGGTTGCAAGGTGGATGA